Proteins from one Fibrobacterota bacterium genomic window:
- a CDS encoding anti-sigma factor, whose protein sequence is MDCPRFLELLHPWLDGELDLVNALEMERHSDGCGACLAESAALRDLKARLSHGALAFAAPPGLAARIRASLPVASPASVPPALPASDGSGSKRWRPWHRPRARLGAAGLVSALLALALGFWAMNAGFRRDALAGEMVACHVRSLQADHLFDVASTDRHTVKPWFTGKLDFSPPVADFSEEGFPLVGGRLEYLGGHPVAALVYRRHLHVINVFCWPAASGDNGRATPKTLQGYHVVFWSRDGFRLGAVSDLNAEELGQFVELMKR, encoded by the coding sequence ATGGATTGCCCCCGATTCCTGGAACTATTGCATCCCTGGTTGGATGGCGAACTCGATCTGGTGAATGCGCTGGAGATGGAAAGGCATTCCGATGGTTGCGGCGCCTGTTTGGCCGAAAGCGCGGCGCTGCGCGATCTCAAGGCGCGCCTTTCCCATGGCGCCCTGGCCTTCGCGGCCCCGCCGGGATTGGCCGCCCGGATACGCGCCTCCCTGCCCGTCGCTTCCCCCGCCTCCGTTCCCCCTGCTCTTCCGGCGTCGGATGGATCGGGCAGCAAAAGATGGAGGCCCTGGCATAGACCGCGCGCGAGGTTGGGCGCGGCCGGTCTCGTATCTGCTCTCCTCGCCTTGGCCCTAGGCTTCTGGGCTATGAATGCGGGCTTCCGCCGCGATGCCTTGGCCGGGGAAATGGTGGCCTGCCATGTCCGCTCGCTCCAAGCCGATCACCTATTCGATGTCGCCTCCACCGATCGGCATACCGTGAAACCCTGGTTCACGGGCAAGTTGGATTTCTCCCCGCCGGTGGCGGATTTTTCCGAAGAGGGTTTCCCCCTCGTCGGGGGAAGATTGGAATACCTCGGCGGGCATCCCGTGGCCGCCTTGGTCTATCGGAGGCATCTGCATGTCATCAACGTGTTCTGCTGGCCTGCCGCGAGCGGGGATAATGGCCGGGCAACGCCGAAAACGCTGCAGGGCTACCACGTCGTATTCTGGAGTCGGGATGGCTTTCGCTTGGGCGCCGTTTCCGATCTGAATGCGGAGGAGTTGGGCCAGTTCGTCGAACTGATGAAAAGATGA